The Pseudanabaena sp. ABRG5-3 genome includes the window AGTGAGTTCGGAATTCTAAAACTGTAAAGCCATGCCGCTACCGATTGTTGCCGTTGTCGGTCGCCCCAATGTGGGCAAATCTACCCTTGTAAACCGCCTATCAGGAGAACAATATGCGATCGTCTACGATCAACCAGGTGTAACCCGCGATCGCGTTTATCGCGAATGTTTTTGGGGAGCCCATGAATTTCAAGTTGTGGATACAGGCGGATTAGTATTTGACGACGAGACTGAGTTTTTGCCGATGATTCGTGAACAGGCTGAGATTGCCATCCGTGAATCGGCAGCAGTAATTTTTGTAGTGGATGGACAGGCAGGAATCACCGATGCTGATGAGCAACTAGGTGGCTGGTTACGTCGGCAAAATATTCCCGTGCTATTAGCAGTGAACAAATGCGAAGGTTCCAAATATGGACTCTCCTTGGCAGCAGAATTTTGGAATTTGGGGCTAGGCGAGCCAATCCCCATGTCTGGTATTCATGGTAATGGCACAGGCGAATTACTTGATGAGTTGATCAAACATTTGCCACCTCCTGACGAAGTAGTTAAGGAAAGCGACGAAATTAAAGTAGCGATTATTGGTCGTCCCAATGTTGGCAAGTCCAGCTTGCTCAATTCTTTCATTGGCGAAAATCGAAGTATTGTTAGTCCAATTTCTGGGACAACTCGTGATGCGATCGATATGTCGGTGGAACGCGATGGCAAGAAATATCGCCTGATCGATACCGCAGGAGTTCGTCGTAAAAAGAATATTGATTACGGCATCGAATTTTTTAGTATTAACCGTGCTTTTAAAGCGATCGGACGTTCTGATGTCGTTTTGTTAGTCATTGATGCCCTTGATGGTGTTACCGATCAAGATCAAAAGCTCGCAGGGCGCATCAATGATGAAGGAAAAGCTTGCGTAATCGTGGTCAATAAGTGGGATGCGATCGAAAAAGATTCCTACACCATCTATGACTACACTGCCGAAGTGAAAAGCCGCTTGATGTTTGTAGAATATGCGCCAATTATTTTTGTCAGTGCATTGACTGGTCAGCGTGTAACCCAAATTCTTGATCGCGTCGATATTGCTGCCGAGCAGCATAAACGTCGCGTCCCCACTGCGGTTTTAAATGAAGCGCTCACCGAGGCAGTCACATGGCACGCACCACCGACCAGTCGCGGTGGCAAACAGGGCAAGGTTTATTACTGCACTCAAATTTCCGATAGTCCACCGACCATTATCCTGTTCGTAAATGATCCCCATCGCTTTAACGATAACTACAAGCGTTATATCGAAAATCAATTCCGTAAGAGCCTTGGCTTTGAAGGGACTCCCGTAAGGTTTATCTTCCGAGGCAAAAAAGATCGCGAAGTTGAAAAATCAAAAAATTCAGCCCTTAGATAAATTAAGACATAAAACCCAAAAGATGATTTGTCCTAGCTCTCTCTTTGGTTGCGATAAATAAAGGGGAGCATTGCTCCCCTTTATT containing:
- the der gene encoding ribosome biogenesis GTPase Der, producing the protein MPLPIVAVVGRPNVGKSTLVNRLSGEQYAIVYDQPGVTRDRVYRECFWGAHEFQVVDTGGLVFDDETEFLPMIREQAEIAIRESAAVIFVVDGQAGITDADEQLGGWLRRQNIPVLLAVNKCEGSKYGLSLAAEFWNLGLGEPIPMSGIHGNGTGELLDELIKHLPPPDEVVKESDEIKVAIIGRPNVGKSSLLNSFIGENRSIVSPISGTTRDAIDMSVERDGKKYRLIDTAGVRRKKNIDYGIEFFSINRAFKAIGRSDVVLLVIDALDGVTDQDQKLAGRINDEGKACVIVVNKWDAIEKDSYTIYDYTAEVKSRLMFVEYAPIIFVSALTGQRVTQILDRVDIAAEQHKRRVPTAVLNEALTEAVTWHAPPTSRGGKQGKVYYCTQISDSPPTIILFVNDPHRFNDNYKRYIENQFRKSLGFEGTPVRFIFRGKKDREVEKSKNSALR